In one Spirochaetota bacterium genomic region, the following are encoded:
- a CDS encoding cyclic nucleotide-binding domain-containing protein codes for MKKSLFKKGAYIYIEGDEDADTVYIVDKGVVQLDRYNKNAPIYKNVLKDGEFFGVIASLCNKPRMESAIARTDSVITTLTKQEFMNLLSKKPQIAIKVLNYFSNELRAYNEMMIALKDKGVELETPEEALYNHIRYFYNNGSNNYAFYCCNRYLELYPQGLFASVVTTMRDSIKDKVKGAIAPVIQAPYKVYADQQMIFCEDEPGNEMYIIKEGKVKIIKLSSESEIILSVLKDGDVFGEMALISDKPRNAAAISWGKTVLLPIKKESLVAVMEQMPAITQLIFKELSHRIWFTYIQLESQLYDKPITRIYALLENKLVEKGVSLKSNDPVKLNFGIDELFKMLGYVASRMEKTTNLLLSDPNLQFNVGETIVEKPSQLTAKAKYFKSRDHMAIIEGEEEEKKESGKKEIAEAEEQKEATQPGVEELVTTTATTDETDTFLQYSQKQAEPSTSQPKEQLRTISQEIEI; via the coding sequence ATGAAGAAAAGCCTTTTTAAAAAAGGAGCGTACATTTATATAGAGGGCGATGAAGACGCTGATACCGTCTACATTGTTGATAAAGGTGTGGTGCAGTTGGACCGCTATAATAAAAATGCCCCAATATATAAAAACGTACTCAAGGATGGGGAATTTTTTGGCGTCATTGCCTCCCTGTGTAATAAGCCACGTATGGAATCTGCTATCGCGCGTACCGATAGCGTGATTACAACGCTCACCAAACAGGAGTTCATGAATCTTTTATCAAAGAAGCCGCAGATAGCCATCAAGGTGTTAAATTATTTTTCAAATGAACTCCGCGCGTATAATGAGATGATGATAGCGTTGAAGGATAAAGGTGTTGAGCTTGAAACACCCGAAGAGGCGCTGTATAATCACATACGGTATTTTTATAATAACGGGAGCAACAATTACGCATTTTACTGTTGTAATCGCTATCTTGAGTTATACCCGCAAGGGCTTTTTGCAAGTGTAGTTACCACAATGCGTGATAGTATAAAGGACAAAGTTAAGGGGGCGATAGCTCCGGTAATTCAGGCACCCTATAAAGTGTACGCTGATCAGCAAATGATCTTCTGCGAGGATGAACCTGGAAATGAAATGTACATCATCAAAGAGGGAAAAGTAAAGATAATAAAATTGTCCAGTGAAAGCGAAATTATTCTGTCGGTATTGAAAGATGGCGATGTGTTTGGCGAAATGGCATTAATATCGGACAAGCCGCGGAATGCTGCTGCAATAAGCTGGGGCAAAACCGTGCTGCTTCCTATAAAGAAGGAATCGCTTGTTGCGGTTATGGAGCAGATGCCTGCCATCACCCAGCTCATATTTAAAGAGCTATCGCACCGAATATGGTTTACCTATATTCAGCTTGAGTCACAATTGTACGACAAGCCAATCACACGAATTTATGCTCTGCTTGAAAATAAGCTTGTTGAAAAAGGCGTTTCGCTTAAAAGCAACGACCCGGTTAAATTGAACTTTGGTATTGATGAGCTTTTTAAAATGCTTGGGTATGTTGCCTCCCGTATGGAAAAAACAACTAACCTGCTATTATCCGACCCCAATTTGCAGTTTAATGTTGGCGAAACAATTGTTGAAAAGCCAAGTCAGCTTACTGCAAAAGCCAAGTATTTTAAATCGCGTGACCATATGGCAATAATAGAAGGTGAGGAAGAAGAAAAGAAAGAATCCGGCAAAAAAGAAATTGCTGAAGCTGAAGAGCAAAAAGAAGCCACCCAGCCAGGGGTTGAAGAATTAGTGACAACAACAGCAACAACAGATGAAACTGATACCTTCCTGCAATATAGCCAAAAGCAAGCTGAACCTTCCACATCACAGCCTAAAGAACAGTTGCGAACAATATCCCAGGAGATAGAAATTTAA
- a CDS encoding DJ-1/PfpI family protein: MKIIVPLAPGFEEIEAVTIIDVLRRANLDVQSAGLTDTLVTGSHGIALKADTLLHKCNPVDYNCIVLPGGMPGSENLKNNDNVHRFIKHIFSKGGYVAAICAAPIVLGASQILYGKKATCFPGFEHELAGATILNEPVVVDGSIITAKGPGCAIPFALTLVGLFAGKEVQNTLKNTMQVYWM, from the coding sequence ATGAAAATCATCGTGCCGTTGGCGCCGGGATTTGAAGAAATAGAAGCAGTAACAATCATTGATGTGTTACGCCGGGCAAATCTTGATGTGCAGTCTGCAGGTCTAACTGATACGCTAGTTACCGGTTCACATGGCATTGCGCTTAAGGCAGATACACTATTGCATAAATGCAATCCTGTCGATTATAATTGTATAGTGTTGCCGGGTGGCATGCCAGGCAGTGAAAATTTAAAAAACAACGATAATGTTCATAGGTTCATTAAACACATATTTTCAAAGGGCGGATATGTTGCAGCAATTTGTGCTGCACCCATTGTGCTTGGTGCAAGCCAAATCTTATATGGTAAAAAAGCAACATGTTTTCCCGGCTTTGAGCATGAGCTTGCCGGTGCAACCATACTCAATGAACCAGTTGTTGTTGACGGCAGCATCATAACAGCAAAAGGGCCAGGATGTGCAATACCGTTTGCACTTACTCTTGTTGGATTGTTTGCTGGCAAAGAAGTTCAGAACACATTAAAAAATACAATGCAGGTGTACTGGATGTAA
- the pth gene encoding aminoacyl-tRNA hydrolase, with protein MKIIACLGNPGKKYAGNRHNAGMIAGLAIAKIYTIDINKKEHEAITGSGTIEGHDCLFVLPQTYMNNSGIAVQKVLSFYKETPDNLIVLHDEIELQFGHVKLKFGGGHKGHNGIRSIQQHLGTPDFYRIRIGVGRPNDNTPVADYVLSDFSYEEKNHLHQITDKIHTILVEWLKSK; from the coding sequence ATGAAAATAATAGCCTGTTTAGGAAATCCCGGAAAAAAATATGCCGGTAACCGCCATAATGCTGGCATGATTGCTGGTCTTGCTATTGCAAAAATATATACTATTGATATCAACAAAAAAGAGCATGAGGCTATAACAGGCAGTGGTACAATTGAAGGGCACGATTGCCTGTTTGTGTTGCCACAAACATATATGAATAACAGCGGAATTGCGGTGCAGAAGGTGCTATCATTTTATAAAGAAACCCCTGATAATCTCATTGTGCTGCATGATGAAATAGAACTTCAGTTTGGTCATGTCAAATTAAAGTTTGGAGGAGGCCATAAGGGGCACAATGGTATTCGTTCCATCCAACAGCATCTAGGCACGCCCGACTTTTACCGCATACGCATTGGTGTAGGCAGGCCTAATGATAATACCCCTGTTGCAGATTATGTCCTTTCTGATTTTTCTTATGAAGAAAAAAATCATTTACACCAAATCACTGATAAAATACATACCATCTTAGTTGAGTGGCTCAAAAGCAAATAA
- a CDS encoding STAS domain-containing protein: MKITKKNIDGLALIKVEGSLITEHIKQLEHEIYSAFEKKNNIIIDFSELSFICSAGLSLLIASHKKAEGMKLKMVITGCSEDIIKLFKLTELDKHLDIKNSVEEARLYISSR, encoded by the coding sequence ATGAAGATTACAAAAAAAAATATTGATGGACTTGCGCTGATAAAGGTTGAAGGTTCACTCATTACAGAACATATTAAACAGCTTGAGCATGAAATATATAGTGCATTTGAGAAAAAGAATAATATAATTATTGATTTCAGTGAATTATCATTTATATGCAGTGCAGGGTTAAGCTTGTTGATAGCTTCCCATAAAAAAGCTGAAGGTATGAAATTAAAGATGGTAATCACTGGATGCAGTGAAGATATAATCAAATTATTTAAATTAACCGAACTGGATAAGCATCTTGATATAAAAAATTCTGTTGAAGAAGCTCGCTTGTACATTTCCTCACGATGA